The following are encoded together in the Blastocatellia bacterium genome:
- a CDS encoding glycosyltransferase — protein MLSGHSIICFAGEDWWYHHPHSKNHIMKRLARNNKVMFINSISMGLPSVRSKDFFAKVRRKLKSYLKFVRRSPEGIWVVTPIVTPFFSSQWGRTLNKWLLIIQLRILMILLGFSNPILWIAIPTAKDIVGRLGEKLLIYQVSDKYEANDMDHGARGGLIRSLHDELQDKAAIIYYSGKKLFGEAKYKEKSYLLEQAVDFEHFSAVTAKSFPIPSEFQPIKKPILGYFGAIESWLVDQDLIRYVSQRRPDWQWVFIGLKTTPLTVEGLPNVHMLGSKNYYDLPAYAAQFSVCVLPWVTNNEFVNYGSAIKVREYLATGKPVVITPLYEYEELDGILRIARGYDHFIELVEQALKENDLAAKTQRQATVVNSTWDVRTEQVCTLIEEKLQASKK, from the coding sequence ATGCTTTCTGGTCACTCAATAATTTGTTTTGCTGGTGAAGATTGGTGGTATCACCATCCACACTCTAAAAACCATATAATGAAGCGTTTAGCTCGTAATAATAAAGTAATGTTTATTAATTCTATTTCTATGGGGTTGCCAAGTGTTCGTAGCAAAGATTTTTTTGCCAAAGTTCGCCGTAAACTTAAAAGCTACTTAAAATTTGTTCGCCGTTCTCCAGAAGGTATTTGGGTTGTTACTCCTATTGTCACCCCGTTTTTTTCTAGTCAGTGGGGAAGAACTCTAAATAAATGGTTGCTTATTATTCAACTTCGTATCTTAATGATTCTTCTAGGCTTTAGTAACCCTATACTTTGGATTGCTATCCCTACTGCTAAGGATATTGTTGGACGATTAGGAGAAAAATTATTAATTTATCAAGTGTCTGATAAATACGAAGCTAATGATATGGATCATGGTGCGCGAGGTGGGCTAATTCGCTCACTTCACGATGAGTTACAGGACAAAGCAGCAATTATTTACTATTCTGGAAAAAAGCTTTTTGGGGAGGCTAAATATAAAGAAAAGTCTTATTTACTTGAACAAGCTGTTGATTTTGAGCATTTTTCTGCTGTAACAGCAAAAAGTTTTCCTATCCCTAGCGAGTTTCAACCAATTAAAAAGCCTATACTTGGCTATTTTGGAGCAATTGAAAGCTGGTTAGTTGACCAAGACCTAATCCGATATGTTAGCCAGCGTCGTCCAGACTGGCAATGGGTGTTTATTGGCTTAAAAACAACACCTTTAACTGTAGAAGGTTTACCAAATGTGCATATGCTAGGGTCAAAAAATTATTATGACCTACCTGCTTATGCTGCACAATTTAGTGTTTGTGTTTTGCCTTGGGTGACAAATAATGAATTTGTTAATTATGGAAGTGCTATAAAAGTTCGTGAGTACCTAGCTACAGGTAAACCAGTTGTAATTACACCGCTTTATGAATATGAAGAGCTAGATGGAATTTTGCGTATTGCACGAGGCTATGACCATTTTATTGAGCTTGTAGAGCAGGCGTTAAAAGAAAATGACTTAGCCGCTAAAACTCAACGTCAAGCAACGGTTGTTAACTCAACTTGGGATGTGCGTACCGAACAAGTTTGCACTTTAATAGAAGAAAAACTACAAGCTAGTAAAAAATAG